CGCTGTTGCGGGTGCGGCCCAAGGCGATGACGGTGGCGGTGATCATCGCCGGTCTTCTGCCGGCCCTTGTCGGCGGCGGCGCCGGTTCGGAGGTGATGAGCCGCATCGCCGCGCCGATGGTCGGCGGCATGCTCACCGCGCCGCTTCTGTCCATGTTCGTGATCCCGGCGGCCTATCTTCTCATGCGACAGCGGAAAGCAAAACCCAATCCGCAACCCGATCAACCCTGAAGGAGACGACAATGAAACCTCTCATGCTCACGACCATGCTCGGCGTCACGGCCCTGCTCGCCGCCTGCGGCCAGAAGACAGAATCCGACGAGACAACAGCGGCGAATTCAGCCACCGAAGCTGCGCCCGACAAAGGCGAAATGGCAGGCAACATGTCCGGCGACATGGGCAATATGGCGATGCCCGCCGATAGCGGTGCAAAGATGGCGAAGGGCAATGGTACGGTGACGGCGATCGACAAGGCCGCAGGCACCGTCACCCTCGACCACGGACCTATTCCGGAGGCCAAGTGGCCGGCCATGACGATGGCCTTCAAGGCCAGGCCCGAGCTGCTCGACAGCGTCAAGGTAGGCGACAAGGTCGCCTTCGATCTCGCGCTGAAAGACGGCAGCGGCGAGGTGACGGCCATCCAGAAGCAGTAGACAGTCGCTGGAGGCTTCGGGAGGAACCAGGAAAGCGCCTCCCGAAGAACTCCGAAAAGTTTGGAACAGGCAATGTTCGCCCGATCCATGATCCATGTCGAGGCCAAGTTACCACCTCGCCATCACATCATGAGTCAGCAGACATCGCGCCCGTCGACCCAAACGCGGACCGGTCCCTGCAACGGCGCACGCGGACCATATTGCGGTCGCGCCCGCCACACATAGCGGCCGGTTTTGCCGGTGTAGGCAGGATCGCATTCCGGTCCGCCGACCCCTGCCATCTGCTCGCGCGGGTCGACGATCTTTTCGCAGACCCGACGCAGCGGCGCACGCGGGCCGGGAGCCTGGGACCACACGCATTTGCTGGCAGCCGGTTTCTCGACATCTGCCTGTGCCAATACCGGAACCGGGGCGGCGACGAGCATCGTGAATGCGGCCACCGACGCGCTGAATATCAAGGTCTTCATGATTGCTCTCCTTGGACTGAAAGTGCCTCGGGCAAACCGGCCCCGAAGGGGTGGGCAGCGCGCGGCGCTGTCCAGCGTTCGGAAGCGTTCGCCTGACGAATTTTCAGGCCAAGGCGTTGGGTGGATGCTGTTCGGGCTGAGCCGATCGTCCATGTAGCGCCGGATAAAATGGCGAGATGACAAGCAGATCCGTGCTCACCATTTCCGGAAGTGGCGATGAGCGGCTATCGAGCGCAAACAGGGGGAGACAACCCATGCCGGCCAGGCAAGCAAGCGTCATCCGCTGGCAGGGCAGCGACTCCTCACCATCGCCTGGCATCATTCCGGCGCAGTCCATCGGCATCGTCGCTGGCGCGGTTGCGCTCATGGACGTTGCCACAGCAGGACTTGCGGCGACTGTGACAATCTGTCCGAACAGGCCGAGTAAGACGCCTAAGATCAGCGCAAATTTTCGCGCTCGTCCCATACAGACATTCTCTGCCTGTTGCTGAATCGAGTCAAGCTTGGGCGCCCGAACACCGGCTATTCCCAAGCCCGCGGGCCCGCCATAATCTGCGGGTTTGCTACCTTTGGAATGTCACTTCCGCGGTGAGACATCCACCAGTTCATGCGCTGCGTTCGATGACTTCGCGGCGCCCCGCCGCTCCTCCATGTCAGACATGCGGCCCATCGGCTCCATGCAACGACCCCGCACGCCAAGGGTTAGAAGAGTGATCGAGCCTCCGCTAATCCGATTATTACGGAGGCAACTGCGCCACGACTGTCGGACGCTGAGGTGACGATCGCTCTGATTATGGGCGCCATAGCAGCCCACAAAGCGGCTGCGATATAGGAGAGCGGCGATGCACGTCAATTGCATGGAAATGATGATGGGTGGCGGCGGCGGACTGATGATGATCGGGATGGGCCTGGTGTGGCTGCTCGTAGTCCTCGTGCTTATCCTCGCGGCTGCGGCGCTCGTGAAATATCTGCGGTCAGGACCGCGGATAACGAACACTCGCGCCGGGCCACCAGATAACGAATCAGGCACAACCCGTTCGCTCTGATCACCGGTCACGTGAGGAGGTGATCGATGGCCAATGATGACATAGTCCTGATCACCGGCAGCAGCGGATATCTGGGCGCAGCGATCATTCGCAGGCTGGCCGGCAAATATACGCTGGTCGGCCTCGATCGTCCTGGGGGCCCGGCTCCGCCCTCCCCGGCGCATCAAATCGATCTCGATCTCGGCAGCGATAAGGCGGTGAGCGAGGCGCTTGATCAGGTCCGCGCCAGGTTCGGCGGCCGCATCGCTTCGGTGATCCATCTCGCCGCCTATTATGACGTCTCCGGCGAGCCGAACCCGCTTTACGAGAAGATCACCGTCCAGGGAACGCGCCGGCTGATCGAGGCGCTGAAGGCATTCGAGGTGGAGCAGTTCATCTTCGCCAGCACCATGCTCGTTCACCGGCCGACGGATATGCCGGACGAGCGGATCAACGAGGAATGGCCGATCGATCCGCAGTGGGCCTATCCCGAGTCCAAGGTCCAGGCCGAGCAGCTGCTTCGCGAGAAGCATGGAGAAATCCCGGTCGTCCTTCTCCGCATCGCCGGCGTCTACGACGACATCGGTCATTCGCCGTTCATTGCCCAGCAGATCTCCCGCATCTACGAGCACCGTCTGTCCGCCCGCGTCTATCCGGGGATGCTCTGCGCAAACCAGTCCTTCGTGCACCTCGACGATCTCACCGACGCGGTCGTCCGGCTGATCGACCGCCGCCGGGACCTCCCGCCCGAGCTGCCGCTGCTGGTCGGCGAGCCGGACGCACTCGGCTATGAAGAGGTGCAGGACATCATCGGCTGCGCCCTCCACGGGGAGGAATGGACTACGATCCGCATTCCGCAACCGGTCGCCAAGGCCGGTGTCTGGCTCCAGGAGGAAGTCCTTGGCGGGGACAGCTTCATCAAGCCGTGGATGGTCGAGGCCAGCAATGACCATTACATCCTCGACATTGCGCGCGCTCAGTCCCTGCTCGACTGGCAGCCGCGCCATTCGCTGCGGGACACGCTGCCAAAGATGGTCGCGGCACTGAAGCGCGATCCCACCGGCTGGTATAAGGAGAACAAGCTCAACCCGGCGCTGGTCGCCTGGTATGGGCAGCGTCCCGCCGCGGCCGACAAGCATCGCGCGCATGGCGGTGCGCCCCGCGCGGACGAGAGCAAGGATTCCAAGGGCGGCCACGGCGCCATGCCGGCAGGCCACGATCACATGGCGATGATGGAAGCGGACGCGAAAAAACTCCGTTGGGTCTTCTACGCGACTATCGGCCTCGGGCTTTGGCTGGCGGCGAGCCCTTTCGTCTATGACGCAATCACTACTGCAAACGTCGGCGACGCCGTCCGATGGGTGACGGTCGATCGCGGATTGCCCACCGTCGAATCCCGCGCGGCAGCGCTCAGGATCAGCGACATCGCCAGCGGCCTCCTCATCGCGCTGTTCGGCGCTCTTTCGCTCTCGAAACGCAGCGCATGGTGGGCGCAATGGGCCAGCACCTTCGTCGGCCTGTGGCTGCTGTTTGCGCCGATGATCTTCTGGACGCCGAGCGGAGCGCAATATCTCAACGACACGCTCATCGGTTCCGCCGTCATAGCCTTTTCGGTCCTCGTGCCGATGATGCCGGGAATGAGCATGGAAGGGATGATGGATCCCAAATCCATACCGCCCGGCTGGACCTACTCTCCCTCGACTTTCGCCCAGCGCCTGCCGATCGCCTATCTCGGCCTCATCGGCCTGCTCATTTCGCGCGTTCTCACGGCTTATCAGCTCGGGCATATCAACAGCGCGTGGGAGCCATTTTTCGCCGGCGCGCCGACCGATCCGAGGAACGGAGCCGAAGAGATCATAACCTCGGACGTGTCGAAGGCCTGGCCGATCCCGGATGCGGGCCTTGGCGCGATCAGCTATCTGCTCGAAATCCTGATGGCGGTGATGGGCGGCCGCGACCGGTGGCGAACCATGCCGTGGATGGTGACCTTCTTCGGCATCCTGGTGATCCCGTTGGGCGTGGTCAGCATCTATTTCATCATCATCCAGCCGATCCTGATCGGCACCTGGTGCACGCTCTGCCTCATTGCCGCGCTTGCCATGCTCATCATGATCCCGTTCGCGCTCGACGAGGTGATCGCCATGGGCCAGTTCCTCTATTGGGCGAAGTGCCGCGGCAAGCCGCTTATCCGCACGTTCTTCAAAGGCGATGCAGTCGAGGGCGGACAGGAGGATCGTTCGGACGCGCTGAGCAGTCCGAACGCCTTCTGGAGCGACGCATCACGTGGGATCACACTGCCTTGGACGCTCGCCGCAAGCATTGCGATCGGCCTGTTCCTGATGTTCACGCGGCTGGCCTTTGGCACCAGTGGCGCGATGGCCAACAGCGATCACCTCATCGGCGCGCTGACGATAACGGTCGCGGTCATCGCCACGGCGGAAGTCGCCCGTGTGCTCCGGCTGATCAATGCTGGATTCGGCCTGTGGCTGATTGTGGCGCCGTTCCTGCTGGAGGGTGCAGGCGCATCTGCAACCGTCGCCAGCATCGTGCTCGGCATCGCGCTGATCGCCCTCAGCCTTCCCAAGGGCAAGCGCAGCGAGGAGCATTATGCCGGCTGGGACCGGTTCGTGCTTTAGAGGTCTTGGCCGCGTGGCCGGGCGTTTGCCGCTCGGAGACCGGGGCCGAACAGGATTGGGAGAACTGCAATGTCCCGGATTCCGCGTGACAAAAGCCTGGACTCGACGATCGCCCTGATGGGTGATCCCTACAGATTTATTTCGAACCGGTGTCGACGCTACCGATCGGACCTGTTCGAAACGCGGCTTCTGCTGCGGAAGACCATCTGTATGACGGGGCCTGAAGCGGCCCGGCTGTTCTACGACCAGAGCCGCTTCGCGCGCCACGGCGCCATGCCTAAGGCGATTCAGAAGACACTGCTCGGAGTGGGTGGCGTACAGGGCCTCGACGAGGGAGCTCACCGGCACCGCAAGCAGATGTTCATGTCGCTGATGACACCCGAGGGGATTGAAAAGCTCGTGCGGCTGACCTCGGCGGAGTGGCAGATCCGCGTGCGCAAATGGGCGTCAATGAACGCGGTCGTGCTCTATCCGGAGCTTCACGCGCTTCTTACGCGCGCGGCATGCGCTTGGGCCGGCGTGCCGCTGGCGGATTCAGAGGTCGAGCCGCGAACCCGGCAGGTCACCGCACTGTTTGACCATGCGGGTTCGATTGGACTTAGGCATCTCTGGTCGCGGAGGGCCCGGAAACGGGCCGACAGCTGGGCGGCGGATATTGTCGAACAGATCCGAAGCGGTCGCCTCCGCGCGCCCGAACACTCGGCCGCCCACGTCGTTGCGTGGCATCGGGATTTCAGTGGTGCGCTGCTGACCCCCCAAGTGGCTGCTGTCGAACTGATCAATGTGATCAGACCGACGGTTGCCGTCTCGGTCTACATGATCTTTGTCGCACATGCACTGCACACACATCCCCAAGTTCGAGAGAAGCTTCAGGCAGGCGACGAGGACTATGCTGAATGCTTCGTCCAGGAGGTTCGCCGGTACTATCCTTTCTTCCCGGCAGTCGCTGCACAGACGCGGCTGGCTTTTGAATGGAACGGATACCAATTCCCCGCAGGTCGCCGAATTCTCCTCGATCTGTACGGTACAAACCAGGATCCCCGAACCTGGGAAAGGCCGGAGGACTTCGAGCCCGAGCGGTTCGGTCGACGGGATGGCAGCCCGTTCAATTTCATCCCGCAGGGTGGCGGCGACCACTACTTCGATCATCGCTGTCCTGGCGAATGGATCGCGATCGAGCTCATGAAGCTGACTGCGGATTTCCTCACGCGACGCATGAGCTACGAGGTGCCGGGACAAGACCTGAGGATCGAATGGTCGCGGCTGCCCGCGCTGCCGCGAAGCCGCTTCGTGCTCAGTAATGTTAGAGAATGCCAAGAACTGCACCTTCAGCGGACGCGCTGGCGCCGCCGGTGATGGGTATGCCGCAAGCCCAATGCCGCTGGCTATTCAACGGTCCATACGGGAAAACTGCAGATCAGTCTCACAAGCTGGTGCTCAATCTTACAATAACAAGTCCGATCGTCCAGCCATAGATGCTTATCGTCGGAATGATGGTGGCCACGATGCCGAACGCTCGCGCACCGGCGCCACGGCGATATCCTCGCAGAAAGGTGATCCGTCCAATCGCGAACAGGAAGACGGCAGCGGGGATCAACGCCAACGACTGGCCGCTGATCAAGGTTGCAAGCGCCAGATGAGCGCCGACGGCGGCCACCGCCTGCTCGAGCGTGTTCTGGAGGAAGGCCACCTGGACGGCGATCGCTGGGCTGGGTGGCGCAAAGGCCGATCCCGGATTGTCGACGGCAGAATGAAAGCGTCCCCTGGACACCATCCTGACTCCGATAACGATCCAGACAAGAACGAAGAGGTCTGCCTGAAGCGCAAACGCGATGCGTTCGGCAAGACCGGTCGGAAGGGCGAACAGGCGCGGCAACAGGAGGTAGCTGCCGGCAAGCACCAGCGCGCAAAAGGCGATGGCCGCAGTGGCTCGTCGGATGATCTTGCGTTGCTCGGCCGCCAAGTTCATCGCCTTCTCCCTGGATCAGGCCTCGACCGACAGTTCTGCGCCAGCAATCGCTTCGATCACGCGGCAATCGGCCGCGCGGCCGCCCTCACAGGAAACAGCGACCTCGGCGAGCGCATCACGCAGCGTCTCAAGCTGTGCGATGCGCATGGCGATGTCCCGAAGATGGCGGCGTGCAATTGCCGCCGCCTCGGCACAGTCGCGTTCCGGTTCGTCGGCAAGTGCCAGGAGTGAGCGGACCTCCTCGACCGAGAAGCCAAGGCCACGACCGTGCCGGATGAAGGCGAGGCGGCGCACGTCCGCTGTGCCATAGGTTCGTCGTCCCGAGGCGGTACGCATGGCCCGCGGGAGGAGGCCGATCTCCTCATAGAAGCGGATCGTGTTGACCTTGGTTCCGGTCTGCCGCGCCAGATCACCGATCGCCAGCCGCTTGATCATGCCTCTTGATCCTCCAGTTACTGGAGATTGTATAGCCTATGCATGTCCCGGACCGAAAGGCCAGCATCGCCAGATGTGCGTTTCACGCCCGCCCTCGGGCGAGCCGGACTGACCGGCGCCTATGATTTCGCGATCAAGCTGCTGACCCGCGAGCGGCTGTGGCGAACCGCGCTCCTCGAGCAATTGGCGCCGCGCAACGGCGAGACGATCCTTGATGTTGGCTGCGGCACGGGCAGCTTTGCGCTTCTGATGAAATGTCGGGCGCCGGGTGCCCGGATCATAGGGCTGGATCCTGATCCGGACGTTCTTCATCGCGCCGAAGCCAAGGCGAGAAAGGCGGGCGTGGAGATCGAGTGGCGGCAAGGCTTTGCAAGTGATGCCGCCACTTTGGGCGTGCGCTTCGACAAGACGGTCTCCAGCCTTGTGTTTCACCAG
This DNA window, taken from Sphingopyxis alaskensis RB2256, encodes the following:
- a CDS encoding copper-binding protein, with translation MKPLMLTTMLGVTALLAACGQKTESDETTAANSATEAAPDKGEMAGNMSGDMGNMAMPADSGAKMAKGNGTVTAIDKAAGTVTLDHGPIPEAKWPAMTMAFKARPELLDSVKVGDKVAFDLALKDGSGEVTAIQKQ
- a CDS encoding cytochrome P450, which gives rise to MSRIPRDKSLDSTIALMGDPYRFISNRCRRYRSDLFETRLLLRKTICMTGPEAARLFYDQSRFARHGAMPKAIQKTLLGVGGVQGLDEGAHRHRKQMFMSLMTPEGIEKLVRLTSAEWQIRVRKWASMNAVVLYPELHALLTRAACAWAGVPLADSEVEPRTRQVTALFDHAGSIGLRHLWSRRARKRADSWAADIVEQIRSGRLRAPEHSAAHVVAWHRDFSGALLTPQVAAVELINVIRPTVAVSVYMIFVAHALHTHPQVREKLQAGDEDYAECFVQEVRRYYPFFPAVAAQTRLAFEWNGYQFPAGRRILLDLYGTNQDPRTWERPEDFEPERFGRRDGSPFNFIPQGGGDHYFDHRCPGEWIAIELMKLTADFLTRRMSYEVPGQDLRIEWSRLPALPRSRFVLSNVRECQELHLQRTRWRRR
- a CDS encoding class I SAM-dependent methyltransferase; amino-acid sequence: MRFTPALGRAGLTGAYDFAIKLLTRERLWRTALLEQLAPRNGETILDVGCGTGSFALLMKCRAPGARIIGLDPDPDVLHRAEAKARKAGVEIEWRQGFASDAATLGVRFDKTVSSLVFHQVSIVGKRSGIAAMAEALKPGGELHIADYAAQTSPLMRSLFRLTVQRLDGLADTQPNADGAIEAILADLARAPVVPRRVISTPTGAISLFHFKAPKSI
- a CDS encoding vitamin K epoxide reductase family protein — translated: MANDDIVLITGSSGYLGAAIIRRLAGKYTLVGLDRPGGPAPPSPAHQIDLDLGSDKAVSEALDQVRARFGGRIASVIHLAAYYDVSGEPNPLYEKITVQGTRRLIEALKAFEVEQFIFASTMLVHRPTDMPDERINEEWPIDPQWAYPESKVQAEQLLREKHGEIPVVLLRIAGVYDDIGHSPFIAQQISRIYEHRLSARVYPGMLCANQSFVHLDDLTDAVVRLIDRRRDLPPELPLLVGEPDALGYEEVQDIIGCALHGEEWTTIRIPQPVAKAGVWLQEEVLGGDSFIKPWMVEASNDHYILDIARAQSLLDWQPRHSLRDTLPKMVAALKRDPTGWYKENKLNPALVAWYGQRPAAADKHRAHGGAPRADESKDSKGGHGAMPAGHDHMAMMEADAKKLRWVFYATIGLGLWLAASPFVYDAITTANVGDAVRWVTVDRGLPTVESRAAALRISDIASGLLIALFGALSLSKRSAWWAQWASTFVGLWLLFAPMIFWTPSGAQYLNDTLIGSAVIAFSVLVPMMPGMSMEGMMDPKSIPPGWTYSPSTFAQRLPIAYLGLIGLLISRVLTAYQLGHINSAWEPFFAGAPTDPRNGAEEIITSDVSKAWPIPDAGLGAISYLLEILMAVMGGRDRWRTMPWMVTFFGILVIPLGVVSIYFIIIQPILIGTWCTLCLIAALAMLIMIPFALDEVIAMGQFLYWAKCRGKPLIRTFFKGDAVEGGQEDRSDALSSPNAFWSDASRGITLPWTLAASIAIGLFLMFTRLAFGTSGAMANSDHLIGALTITVAVIATAEVARVLRLINAGFGLWLIVAPFLLEGAGASATVASIVLGIALIALSLPKGKRSEEHYAGWDRFVL
- a CDS encoding MAPEG family protein, with translation MNLAAEQRKIIRRATAAIAFCALVLAGSYLLLPRLFALPTGLAERIAFALQADLFVLVWIVIGVRMVSRGRFHSAVDNPGSAFAPPSPAIAVQVAFLQNTLEQAVAAVGAHLALATLISGQSLALIPAAVFLFAIGRITFLRGYRRGAGARAFGIVATIIPTISIYGWTIGLVIVRLSTSL
- a CDS encoding MerR family transcriptional regulator; translated protein: MIKRLAIGDLARQTGTKVNTIRFYEEIGLLPRAMRTASGRRTYGTADVRRLAFIRHGRGLGFSVEEVRSLLALADEPERDCAEAAAIARRHLRDIAMRIAQLETLRDALAEVAVSCEGGRAADCRVIEAIAGAELSVEA